A window of Vidua macroura isolate BioBank_ID:100142 chromosome 32, ASM2450914v1, whole genome shotgun sequence contains these coding sequences:
- the LOC128820921 gene encoding serine/threonine-protein kinase pim-1-like, with protein MHSSDRGDPCAPVQESRLWRQQQQRQQQQTEQRKQQLCGVPLAPPLPLPLSRSLSRSPVPAVPSSPGLSLPIPGRAMPPARPRPRAGLSRPRPRPSRRRLAPARLWPCWRWRCWAGISAWGWGGIASLWLRLARARPRRRPRPRRRLLPGPAEDTGGTAAAVASAAASPARAPPLGSAAAGPEPPLSRCQERTPGDGRPGALEGRSGAAPGPGPSADSRVPPAGKAQQGLKEQYRLGSLLGRGGFGSVFAATRLSDGAPVAIKRVPRNRVLHWGELPDGTSAPLEVVLLAKVSTGFPGVVQLLEWLELPNDILMVLERPKRSQDLHHFIRARGFLSEEVARELFRQVLEAVRHCTSCGVLHRDIKPGNILVDLATGEAKLIDFGCGTYLQDTAYTHFAGTRSYSPPEWMHFGWYYGKPATVWSLGIVLHQMVCGEHPFRGCQNISWDHQLSLPQRLSPECQDLIRRCLSMLDMERPSLEELLCDPWMQDVHLP; from the exons ATGCACAGCAGCGACCGAGGGgatccctgtgcccctgtgcagGAGTCCAGACTCTGG cggcagcagcagcagcggcagcagcagcagacagagcagcGAAAGCAGCAACTTTGTGGAGTCCCtcttgctcctcctctccctctcccgcTGTCCCGCAGCCTCTCCCGCTCTCCcgttcccgctgtcccctcctctcccggTCTCTCTCTCCCCATACCCGGCCGGGCCatgcccccggcccgcccccggccccgggcggggctGTCCCGTCCCCGGCCCCGGCCGTCCCGCCGCCGTCTCGCCCCCGCCCGGCTCTGGCCGTGCtggcgctggcgctgctgggcgggcatcagtgcctggggctggggcggcATCGCCTCCCTTTGGCTCCGCCTggcccgagcccggccccggcgccggccccggccccggcgccggcTCCTCCCGGGCCCCGCGGAGGACACAGGCGGCACAGCCGCTGCCGTCGCCTCCGCTGCGGCTTCCCCGGCCCGAGCTCCGCCGCTCGGCAGCGCGGCCGCTGGCCCCGAGCCGCCGCTGTCCCGTTGCCAGGAGCGAACGCCTGGGGATGGCCGGCCCGGGGCGCTTGAGGGGCGCTCGGGGGCCGCTCCTGGCCCCGGGCCGAGCGCTGACAGCCGCGTCCCGCCGGCAGGGAAGGCGcagcagggcctgaaggagcagtACCGGCTGGGTTCGCTGCTGGGCCGCGGCGGCTTCGGCAGCGTCTTCGCGGCCACGCGGCTCTCGGACGGCGCCCCG gtggccatcaaaagGGTGCCACGGAACCGCGTCCTGCACTGGGGCGAGCTG CCCGACGGCACCAGCGCACCCCTGgaggtggtgctgctggccaaggtgtCCACTGGCTTCCCCGGTGTtgtccagctgctggagtggcTTGAGCTCCCCAACGACATCTTGATGGTGCTGGAGCGCCCAAAGCGGTCTCAGGACCTGCACCATTTCATTCGGGCACGGGGGTTCCTGTCCGAGGAGGTGGCGCGGGAGCTGTTccgccaggtgctggaggccgtgcggcACTGCACCAGCTGCGGGGTCCTCCACAGGGACATCAAACCAGGGAACATCCTGGTTGACCTGGCCACCGGGGAGGCTAAATTGATCGACTTTGGCTGTGGCACCTACCTGCAAGACACAGCCTACACTCACTTTGCAG GAACACGGTCATACAGCCCCCCGGAATGGATGCATTTTGGCTGGTACTACGGCAAGCCAGCTACTGTCTGGTCCCTGGGCATCGTGCTGCACCAGATGGTCTGCGGGGAGCACCCTTTCAGGGGCTGCCAGAACATCAGCTGGGACCATCAGCTCTCGCTGCCACAACGGCTCTCTCCAG AGTGCCAAGATCTGATCAGGAGGTGTTTATCCATGCTGGACATGGAAAGGCCTTCATTAGAAGAGCTGTTGTGTGATCCCTGGATGCAGGACGTTCATCTGCCCTAG
- the LOC128820901 gene encoding olfactory receptor 6M1-like has protein sequence MFLSQQDELEFSMGPENETAVTEFILEGFPELDPRLQLFFSRVLLLMYLTTVMGNATIIFLVCVDHQLQSPMYFFISNLAFLEICFPSSTNIKLFVMLSSGQNTLSRSSCFAQNYFYFALGCTEFILLVVMSFDRYVAICQPLLHAAIMKPQLCVHLIVAAWVLGFALLSYQLFFLSELSFCGSKIPHFLCDNSPLFRLSCSDTSLLWKIDSVFLPCVVLGSLCLTLAFYTCILFCVLHLPAASGRKKALTACSSHLITLSIAYGSCIALYMCPAEDVSLRTNRIVALLNTVLYPFLNPFIYSLRNKSVILALNKSIARARTKLFP, from the coding sequence ATGTTCCTGTCTCAGCAGGATGAGCTGGAATTCAGCATGGGaccagaaaatgaaacagcagtTACTGAGTTCATCCTAGAGGGTTTCCCAGAGCTTGATCCGAGACTGCAGCTATTTTTCTCTCGGGTCCTTCTGCTCATGTACCTGACAACAGTGATGGGGAATGCAACCATCATTTTCCTCGTGTGTGTGGATCACCAGCTGCAAAGCCCCATGTACTTTTTCATCAGCAACCTGGCCTTCCTGGAGATCTGCTTTCCATCCTCCACAAACATCAAATTGTTTGTCATGCTGAGCTCTGGTCAGAACACTCTCTCACGAAGCAGCTGCTTTGCCCAAAACTATTTCTATTTTGCCCTGGGCTGCACAGAGTTCATCCTGCTCGTTGTCATGTCCTTTGACCGCTATGTTGCCATCTGCCAACCTTTGCTCCATGCTGCCATCATGAAGCCTCAGCTCTGTGTCCACCTGATTGTTGCTGCTTGGGTCCTCGGCTTTGCCCTGCTGAGCTACCAGCTGTTCTTCCTCTCGGAGCTGTCTTTCTGTGGCTCCAAGATCCCCCATTTCCTTTGTGACAACTCCCCCTTGTTCAGACTGTCCTGCTCTGACACCAGCCTGCTTTGGAAAATAGACTCTGTCTTCTTACCGTGTGTCGTGCTGGGTTCCTTATGTTTGACTCTGGCATTTTACACCTGCAtccttttctgtgttctgcatcttccagcagcctctgggaggAAGAAAGCTTTGACTGCGTGTTCTTCCCATCTCATCACCTTGTCCATTGCCTATGGGAGCTGCATTGCTCTCTACATGTGTCCTGCAGAAGATGTTTCCTTGAGGACCAACAGAATTGTAGCTCTGCTCAACACAGTCCTGTACCCATTCTTAAATCCATTCATCTACAGCCTTCGGAACAAATCTGTGATCCTGGCCCTGAACAAATCCATTGCCAGGGCAAGAACAAAGCTTTTTCCCTAA